The Bacillota bacterium LX-D genomic sequence AGCTGCAACTGAGGTTGAAGGTGTCGCTGGGATGAGTGGTGGGATAGCAGGAGGAATAGCTGAGTTATTAGGAAGAAAGAATTTATCTAAAGGAGTAAAAGTAGAGGTTGGTGAAAAGCAAACTGCTGTAGATTTACACATTGTAGTTGAATTTGGGGTTAAAATTCCTGATGTAGCTCTAACGGTTCAACAAAATGTTAAAAATGCTATTGAAAGTATGACTGGACTAACAGTAATTGAAGCTAATGTACATGTCCAAGGAGTAGTATTCCCTATTCAAGAAACTGTAGAAGAAGAGACTAGGGTAAGATGATTTAAGGGGAAGTTCTAATGAAAAATAGCGAACGTTTATTTCTGGCCATTTATTCATTATTAATTATTGTTATTTCTTCTTTATTATTAATTGTTTCTATAAACCAAAACTTGTTAAGCTATGCTGCAGGGTTTCTTTCTATACCTAATAACCGATATTTACTTGACGCTTTTGCCATACTATTCATTATTGTCGGTTTAAAAACTTTTTTTAATCTATTTACAAAAAAACTTCCTGATTCCG encodes the following:
- a CDS encoding Asp23/Gls24 family envelope stress response protein, which produces MDNINLENNSNMNMGSIRIADEVVAVIAGLAATEVEGVAGMSGGIAGGIAELLGRKNLSKGVKVEVGEKQTAVDLHIVVEFGVKIPDVALTVQQNVKNAIESMTGLTVIEANVHVQGVVFPIQETVEEETRVR